Within Vicia villosa cultivar HV-30 ecotype Madison, WI linkage group LG1, Vvil1.0, whole genome shotgun sequence, the genomic segment atttttgttatataaataattaagtaaatataatcaaataattaaataaatgaaatgaaataaaataaataaataaagaagtaataaaatttactataaatagaattgaaagaaatggtTAGAATGCATACGGGAgtgacacttggcaaacttgccaaagtactccttttgctttattatattaaatgattaaaataaaattataagaattataaattaaaatttatcctAATATAAATTTAACATGATAatattttttaccaaaatttcatttagaatcaatttttttaataaaatgttttttatcttttttaaattatgattCATTAAATGAGTTTATATAAATTAATGCTATAATTAGTATggttattaaattataatttttgatTTATAAGGATTGATAATTTAcataagagttaaaaggtagtggcCTTAAGAGTATCGAACAGCTTACACTATGCTCCAATTCTTACACCTGTACCGCTGGACTACATCTATCCATTTATATAGAAAATTTGCTAACAATTGTACATTTTaacattataatattataatctcTTATCTATACATTTTGAGGCTCTCATTTTCTTGAGCTCTGCGTAGTAGACTTGTTTGCCCAGGCTAGGGTCGGTCCTGGATACTTATAATTAAGGTCTTCTATTTCTTATAACAATTGTTGATTTAATATAGTGACATAAATGTTTAGAAGTGGAATTTAATAGattatttcctttagaaaatttaaaaatcaaagtttaatGCGGATGTAAAATtgttaaaaagaagaagaaaaaaaactctaACATGCATTGTGTTTCTTCATTTGTATTATATTTTGTTATGCTACTCAATGCTCTTCATTACTAATAGATATTTTTCATCTCagcattattatttttattattgaactctagatacaaaaataaaacataggcAATTTCTTTTTACATCCATGTACCTTCTTATTAATCTGTCGTGAAAATCTAAAATACTcttatatttcggatatgcatatccgaagacacctaTTAGCATGATTTCGGATATGTATCTCTGaagtcatttttttttaaaagtgtcttcggagatgcatatctgaaaattATTGTGTTTTTTCACAAAACCCAAACTGACACCGCCTTATGTTCATtctcttcaaaacatcaaaacaaaaaaattttcatcttccaactcatttCTGCCAAATTGTATTCAAAGCATTGTTACTCTACAAATCCTTCTAAGCATTGATAAAACGTTCAAACCTCCATTCAACATCTACTCAAAACTTCAAGAAATTATAAGTTTCCACAACGTTACACTCTAGTTTGGAAATGTTATTAGGATTGTtagatattataaaaatattgtagGTTGAAGTTATTATAGGTCAATGATAGTGTTTAAATGGTAAACATTGGATTTTGAATGAGTTAGGGTAAGAAATGGTAGTCTACAAAAATGGTTGTTTGCATGTAATTTCGgtagtgcatttccgaaatcacctcataccagtttcggatatgcacttccgaaatttggtctgacttgatttttttttattttcaattttgttttcttCATACTCTTACGAAATTTTGTTTTCAGGAAAATGATAGATAATCAGGTATTGACCGCACGACTTAGACGGCGGAGGCAGACACAGACAGCATCGGCTCGGCGCGAGAGAGCCGCGCAGCAAGGAGTGACCACGGGACGGGGACAGGGTCGAGTCCGAGTGCAAGTCCAAATGGATGAGCCGACAGAAGGATCATCATCTGCACCGAGGAGTCGGTTGTCTCGGTGTCTTCCTCTCGTGAGGTTAGtctggaggaggaggaggaggttgtCAGAGAGGAGGAGGTACCTGAGGTTCACCCTGAGCACAACGAGGGTATTTCTCAGGATGTAGAGGAGGGCGACTtcccgggagggccttttgacacatCCCTCTTGATTTATTACCATGACCATGCTGCTCGACGTATTTGGGACGGggaggtttttttttttgcactATTTAATTTAAGCCTTTTAATTACAAATAGTTCAAATGAATTTATATTGTTTAACTAACATTGTTGTTTTTTGTTGTCACAGGAACGACCTACCATAAAATCCGTGAACCATTCGCGGAAAATATTTAATCTGTTTAAACCGCAGGCTCAGTGGTTTAATAATGTTGTAGCTGGTTCCGGACTTGGCGGGTTATGCATGACCAAATATAGTATCAtaagccacgacatgcagggggaaTTTGCTGAAAGGTGGCATAAGGAGACCTCGTGTTTCCACTTCCTTGTTGGGGAGTTTACGGTCACCTTACACGACGTGGCCTGtctgctccacctgccgatcagagggAGGTTGTTGGACCATTCCTAGATAAAGAGGGTTGAGGCCATAGAGTGGATGGTGGATTACCTAGGTATGGATCCAAATATGGTAGATGACTTGCCGATCAGTGGATGACTTGGATACTTGAGCTTGCTTTTTACTCTTCCAAGAAATCAAAGCAGAACCAAGAAACATGTACCAAACAGAAACATACCTCCTAGTGTCTGGACAACTCGCCCAATCCGCATCACTATAGGCCAATAAATTAAGGGATGATTTGGAAGGGAAAAATGAGCCTCGATTAGAGGTACCTTTCAAGTAACAGATAATATGACGAACAACAGTCAAGTGAATGTGGCGAGGAGTGCGCATGAATTGACTAACTTGTTGTACCGCAAAAGAAATATTTGGATGTGTAATAGTCAAATAGTTGAGACTACCCACCAATTGGTGATACTTCAAAGGATCAGGCAAGATATCACCTTCGTCACGATGGTATTTAACATTTacctcaagaggagtatccaCTCGGGCAGCAGAGTGAAGGTCAGCCATAAATATTAAATCTTCAGTATATTTGTGTTGATTGACAAAAATCCCTTTGGAGTTAGAGTGAACTTTTATTATTCAATAGTTTATTTTTCAATAAATGAGACAAAACAGTGAAATTTGGATGGCCTAACTTTCTATGTCAATCCTCAAACTTATTTGGTCCACTACTACAAGCAAAAGATAAGGTTTTAGGTATGGAAAATTGGATAGAAATTAATCTGcccactttaggccccttcgcgATCACTTTCCCCGAAACCTGATCCTGCACAAAATAACCATCACGAGAAAATTTAACATTACAATTatcattgtaatacggtgggagaactgacttttttgaaaatgtgcggatagcaagagtcgccactgagttttattttatccaattttagaaaggctaaaagaacagaaaaaacctttagaaagactttgagttcgggggtagattatacaaagggagggtgtaagcaccctttgtatccatggttatccatgggatcttatttgcttagctcactttgttttcaaaatgtttgaagtgtagtgtgtgaatagaaaaagactttgttaaggactttagcttgtaaataagcgtagccttgttttgaaagtattttgtaAAAGAGAGTGtgaaaaaagatttgaatttgaatttgaaaagagtaagcaaccaggagcacctaccctaagttaaagATTTTGTTCTTTCAGCTTTTTCAGTTTCAAGGGgcttatccataccataaagaaggTAGGAAgccctttcattggatgtaaagggtcatctaggaacatcgttcgccataaaactgtctctACCATATagaggcaggtagtctttagggaaggatataatagtcattaatcttttttaggcaacaggcgaggataccttagcaattggacaatcatcatttaccgaaggcaacatcgagggacaaagttgacgatgataatgaactgagggcaacatttgttttgcttaggtatcctcggaatcgagggacttgactatttcagAATCACAATTaaaaggcaacagacaacaagagaggttatcctaaaggtgtgtgtgtggcacaatcaagtgattcagttcagatattttatcttgtaattaggcaaactaaatttattagcaggcttgtcactccctattattactaaccacacagttatataaggcagaattaaaagttcatacgctattacaataaacaactgtagggcagaaaaaataaaggcaggaattaaaagggcagaaaataaaacatacaactattacaagaaaacttattgcggcctatacataatttctagagTTGAAATGACGgaagataaataaattataataaaaggcaaataatttaaataaataaataataaaatcgaaatttaaataaaatagacaattaaaattaaaggtaaaaaattaaataaaggcagaaatttaaataaagggaaaaattaaataaataaacaagttttacccaCAAGGCTGGGAATTAGCACAAACATACGACAATCATAGAATATGAAGTGAGAAGAGAATTCgtgaataataataacaaatatagTTAAGGATAAATCAGGGTTTAAAAACCTAagtaaaaaacctaaaattaattattggttaactaattaatctaattaattaaaattggttgagaaaaaactaattaatctaattaattaaaattagttaaaaaaactaattaatctaattaattaaaattaattataaaaattaacctAAAGACTAAAATTATTAGTTAAtggttattaaagaaaaaataattaatggttaaataaaacaaaacaaaaaatagaaaagaaagaaaaataataaaaaggaaggAAAAAGGAGAAACCTAGGCGCTGAGATCCAGTGTGGTTGAGTCTTGAGGGTACATGGTGGGCATGCGTATTCTAGGCGTCAGATCTGGCTTCGTGCGAATCCATTGGAAGAAGCATGAAGGTGCATGGTGTATCACGTGGGTGAGGTGCACTGAATCAAGAACATATACATAAGAAAGAAATTGTCAAAATATATGTCCTGGATGGGTATCGAACCCCTGCATTATACGTTGCACATATTCAATCCTTGCCAATCAAGCTAGAATTGTTAGTCATAAGTACATTGATgttcaataaataaatattaaagttaGTACTGAATGGAAAATTCAAACAGCTGGGCCCACGTTGTCAGGACCAACCAATCACACGCAGCTAGGAAACTTTTGACTCGTTGACTGGCAAATCAGAGCGCTACACGCATGGAGAGAGGGAGAGTGAAAATTGACCAACGAATGGGATAGCTGCATCGTGCCACGCGTGATGGTCGAACGTCCCTGGTACTGTTCACCATCTTCTTCATGATACCTGCGGATTCAACCACGCATTTAGCTTCacatttacctgcggattttccttccCATTCTGCAAAAACTCAAAACTTAACAAAAGACGTTAGACGAATAACCAAAAGGCCCAGATCTATGTAAAAATGGTCCTTGAGTTCAAATATGGGGTTCGTTTGTCCTAAAACGCGATGGAGTGGTGAATACGATGAAGAACTTCAgcatgccctagccatggcatcTTCCTATATGCGCGTGGAAGCTTCAAGGTAAGGGATCTATCCTGCCCTAAAAGACCCGAGAAACTCAAGCATACCATTAGTTCGCATTTAAACATGTTAATAAGCAAAATATGAGAGTGGGAAATATGCACGAAGTTGTTAATGATGGTATGCAATTTCCATACGTGTCCAAGGCTTACCAACTACCTGAGATTACCTTTTGACCTCCAAAAAACTGAATAGAATGCTGGTTCCCTCTTAAATTGACCTGGAatgaagagtgcaagcttgccTTACTTTCTTGAATTTTTGCACTTTTAGAACCCTGGCTTCTTCACCCAATTTTTTTCTAACTTTCGTCCTCCTTTGAGTGAGTAATTTGAGGTATTTATAAAGCTCATAATTAGGGCAAAAGTTAGCTTGAAAAATAAGTTGATTGGTGAGAGAAAGATtagaaaaaatttgattgaaaattgaataaaaagtgtC encodes:
- the LOC131645232 gene encoding uncharacterized mitochondrial protein AtMg00810-like encodes the protein MADLHSAARVDTPLEVNVKYHRDEGDILPDPLKYHQLVGSLNYLTITHPNISFAVQQVSQFMRTPRHIHLTVVRHIICYLKGTSNRGSFFPSKSSLNLLAYSDADWASCPDTRRYVSVWYMFLGSALISWKSKKQAQVSKSSTDRQVIYHIWIHT